CTGCAATTATTGCCGCTTCTCCTGGAGTTATTGTCAAAATTCCGATAGCATTTACCTTGTTTTCATGAAGTCCTATTTTTTTTGATAAATCTCTTTGGGGATTTGCAATTATATGAGCCAGTGTCAGTTGTCTCCCAGGCACATATTCCTGTATCATTCTCTGTTTTTTTTCTTCTTCCATTTAACAAATCCTTTCTAAAACTTATTTTATCTAGGCAAAATAGTTTCTACTTCTGCATGTGGACGTGGGATTACATGAATTGAAATCAATTCTCCAACTCTTTCTGCAGCAGCAGCTCCTGCATCTGTCGCAGCCTTAACTGCTCCTACATCTCCTCTTACTAATACTGTTACTAGTCCTCCACCTACGTGTTCTTTTCCGATTAGAGTAACGTTTGCAGCTTTTACCATCGCATCTGCAGCTTCTATTGCAGCTACTAATCCTTTTGTTTCTATCATTCCTAGTGCATTTAATGTTGCCATAGCTATTACCTCCTAAATTTTTTTATAAATAGTTTTATTTTTTATAAAATTATTTATACTATTCTCTTCCTTTTGGCAAAATAGTTTCCACTTCGATATGTGGACGTGGAATTACATGAATTGAGATTAATTCTCCAACTCTTTCTGCAGCAGCGGCTCCCGCATCTGTCGCAGCCTTGACAGCTCCTACATCTCCTCTTACAAGCACTGTTACTAATCCTCCACCTACATGCTCTTTTCCAATCAATGTAACATTTGCCGCCTTTACCATTGCGTCTGCAGCTTCTATCGCAGCCACTAATCCTTTTGTTTCTATCATTCCTAGTGCATTTAATGTTGCCATATCTTTCCTCCTAAAATTATTTTTTATTTGACAAATAATTTAATTTTGATTTCACCTCCTTGCTCTAAAATTATAATAATAGATTATTAAATTAGCAAAAATAAAAAAGGAACTAAAAAATCGAATAATTTTTCAAGCTCCTTTGCTTTTAAATATTATTGTTCTTATAATATGTTTAGTTGATTTTTCTCCATTTAATAATTATTTTTTCAAAGTTTTGCATACCCCATTGTAATACAACTTTCATTTTGAGTATACTATGATTTTTCATTTTGTCAATAGCTATTGAAAAAAAAATTTAAAATCATATTTAATTTTGTATAATTACATTTAAGAAATCACTATTTAATGGAGAGGAGTATAGCTGTTAATATATTTCAACATTTAAAAAAGAAAAAGAATTTAAATATTGCCTGTTTATCAAAGATTTATCCTAAACCCTGTTTAAAAAGCAAAAATTATATTTCAGTCATTTGAAAATATCAGGTTTTAGCCCCTCACTAAAAAAGATTTTTATAAATCCGATATTTAAATGGGCTTAGCATTACTGGAAATTAATCAAGACCGGGATGGTTCAGATTTCTTTTTTGAATTATTATATCTTGTAAATAACTAGATAAAACAGTATAATAAATATATTGTACAGTAAAATTTGTTTAAAGCCAAACTCAAAAGCTATGACTATTTTACTCAAGCTTTAAATTAATATAATTTTAGCAGTTTAATTTAAAACAGGTTTGAGTATATTTCTTAATCTGAAGGGAGAAAAATGAAGAAAAAATATGTGATTTTTTTGAATGGGGAATATAAATATTCGCAGGAATTTATGGATAAACTGGTTTCGGAAAATGCAGTTTGCTTTTGTGCGGACGGCGGGGCAAATTCTGCATTTAAATATGGGAAAATGCCAGAAGTGATTATTGGAGATCTGGATTCGATTGAGAAAAAAGTTTTAGAATACTATAAAAATAAAAATATTTTGATAAAAAAATTCCCAAAAGACAAGGATTTTACAGATTTTGAGCTGATTTTGAAAGAAATTAATAAAATTTCGGAAAATAAGAATTTTATTGAGAAAATATTTGTTGTTGGTGGGCTTGGGAAACGAATTGACATGACTTTGAGCAACTTATTTATAATGGAAAAATATAAAAATATCGTTTTTTTGCAGGAAAATGAAGAAATTTTTTATGCAGAAAAGTCTTTTGTCCTAAAAAATAAAAAGGAATATGAATTTTCAATCATTCCAATTAGTGAAAAAGTTGAAAAATTAACATTAAAAGGCTTTAAATTTGAAACGGATAAAATTGATGTGAAAAGGGAAAGTTCCAGACTTGTGAGCAATGTTATTGTTGAAAATGAGGCTAGTGTGGAATTTGAAAATGGGAAACTGATAATTATTTTGAAAAATAATAATAAAAATCTTTTATACTAACCCTCCTCATTTAAAAAATAGTAATAAAATTTTATAATAATTAGTTTAATAGTCTTGTAAAAAAAATTAAATCTAATTTTTAAGTATCCATCTTAAAGATTTTTATAATAGGGTTGTTTAATAGCTAATTCATAATCATTCAATTAAATTATTTTTTATTATTTTTAAAATATTATGATTAATAAATATTTTTTCATATTATTATGGTTTTTCTTTTTATTCTCGTAGGATTGCTCATTGCCGCAAATCCTACAACCTATGGCTAGTCTACGACATTTTTCTGCACTGACAAAAAACTCGCTATGCTCAGACAGTTTTGCCAGCACAGAAAAATGCTCCGACGGGTTATTTATACTAGAATTTAATCGAAAAATTTAATTATTTAAAAATATTAGATTTATACCCTTTATTAGAAAAGTTTGTAATAATTTCGTTATTTAAATGGGGTTTAGTAATTAAGTATAATAATCTTTATAATTTAGTATGGAATGTCGTAATTTTTTTGGAATGAAAACAACTAAACACATTTATGTGTTTCTTTCGCCAGAACCTTTATAGCAAATATATTTTATAGAACGGTTCTGATCTTTGTTTGCGAAAGTGAGTGTTAGCGAGTTTCGTTTTCGTAGTAATTAAGGTTTATCCAAATAATGAATGTTTAGACTACTTTCTCAAATAAAATTTGGGAATATTTCAAAAAAATACTTAGACGAGCCAGGGTTAGTGCATACACTTTCGCCATTATCTTTAATATGCCATTATTTAAATTTGTTAAAATAACTTTTATTGCGAAATAAAGGGAAATGGCGATTGATTTCCCTTGCTTATATAAAAAGAAAAAACCTGAAATTATGAAAAATATTTATTAACAATGAGCAGTTTTTCATAACTCTAAATAAAATCCCTTATATGGATACTTAATGATTAACTTTAATTAAAGGATATTCTATAAGTACATAGATTATAAATAGTACAATTTTGTAAAAAAGGTTTTAATTCCGTTAATTTTCTGATTTTTATTATTTAAATGGGAAGATGGTATAATAATAGATTTGTTTAGCAACTTATTTTTAAAACTAAAAGTTTATTAAAAAACAAGATTATCAAATAATAATAAAAAATAAAAAAGGATGTGTATAGATAATGAAAAAATTTAGGATAGAAAAGGAACATCAGAGGATGAAAATCTCGCAGTATTTGCGGGAAGTGCAGAATTATTCGGGGAGAAGTTTGAGAAATGTGGAAGTTTTTTTGAATGGAAAGCAGGTAAGACTGACTAAGAAATTGCCGTCACATGGAAACTTGAGGGTTGTTGAGAAGAAAAAGGGGACGGACATTAAGCCGATTAAATTGCCACTTGATATTATTTTTGAAGATGAGGATATTTTGGTTGTGAATAAAGAGCCATTTTTGCTGACACATCCGACACAGAAAAAAGCTGATTTTACACTTGCAAACGGAATTGTAAATCATTTTTTGGAAAAATATGGTGAAGTCCGAGTGCCACGATTTTACAATAGGCTCGATATGAATACATCTGGGCTGATTATTATTGTCAAAAACAGTTTTGCACAGGCATTTTTACAAAATTTTTCGATTTTTGAGAAAAAATATCTGGCGATTGTGAATGGAATTATTGATGATAAGGAAATTGCTAGAATCAATGAAGAACTTGCAAAAGATGGGAAAAAACATAAGATTCAGGATTTGGAAAAGGAAAATTTAAAACCTGAAATTGAAAAAGTTAATTTTGGAGAAATGAAAAAATACGATGAAATGGAAAAAATAGAAAACAATTTAACTTTTGAAAATAAAGATAATAAAATTGGAGAAAATACGGATTTTAACAGTAAAAAAGAAAATAATAATTTAAATCTGAAAAGTAAAAGTAATTTTGAAAATATAAATTTTACAATAAATGAAAATATAGATTTTAACAGCAAAAATGCAAAAGATAATTTAAATTTGAAAAATAAAAATGATTTTAATAATGAAATTTTGGAAAAAAATGGAATAAATAAAATAGTTATTGAAAGACGGATTTTTTGGGATGGGGATAATTTGGAAAGAATAATTGATGAGCGGGGGCAATACGCAAAAACGGCTGTAAAAGTCTTGAAAACTTATCCTGAAAAAAATGTGACATTAGTGGAATGTGAACTTTTTACAGGGAGAACACATCAAATTCGAGTTCACCTGAAATCCATCGGACACACAATTATAGGAGACGAACTTTACGGAAATGGCTTAAACAAAGAACTTGGAATAAATAGACAATTTTTGCACGCTTATAAGGTAAAATTTACACATCCTGCAAGCAAAAAGGAAGTTGAACTGGAAATACCAATTTTTTCAGATATGAAAGAATTTTTGGAAAAATAGAAAAATTATATTTTTTGCAAAAAACTATTTTTAAAATAAGAATAAAAACTTACGATTTAAAAAGCAAAAAGAAAGGATAAAAAATGAAAAAATTTAATTTTTCTGTTGATTTGATAAATGATAATATTTTGAAGTCGCTTCTGATTTTTTCGATACCGATACTTGTGTCGAATATTTTTCAGCAGCTTTACAATATGGCGGATATTGCTATTGTGGGGCATACTTTGGGAGATAACTCGCTTGCGGCCATTGGGGCTTCGGCTGCTATTTTTGAACTGATCTTTGGATTTGCATTAGGAATTGGAAATGGGCTTAGTATGGTTACAGCTAGAAATTATGGGGCGAATAATAAGAATCTTTTGAAAAAGTCTGTGGCTGGCTCGATTGTTATTGGAATTTGGATTACT
This is a stretch of genomic DNA from Leptotrichia hofstadii. It encodes these proteins:
- a CDS encoding BMC domain-containing protein, with the protein product MATLNALGMIETKGLVAAIEAADAMVKAANVTLIGKEHVGGGLVTVLVRGDVGAVKAATDAGAAAAERVGELISIHVIPRPHIEVETILPKGRE
- a CDS encoding RluA family pseudouridine synthase — translated: MKKFRIEKEHQRMKISQYLREVQNYSGRSLRNVEVFLNGKQVRLTKKLPSHGNLRVVEKKKGTDIKPIKLPLDIIFEDEDILVVNKEPFLLTHPTQKKADFTLANGIVNHFLEKYGEVRVPRFYNRLDMNTSGLIIIVKNSFAQAFLQNFSIFEKKYLAIVNGIIDDKEIARINEELAKDGKKHKIQDLEKENLKPEIEKVNFGEMKKYDEMEKIENNLTFENKDNKIGENTDFNSKKENNNLNLKSKSNFENINFTINENIDFNSKNAKDNLNLKNKNDFNNEILEKNGINKIVIERRIFWDGDNLERIIDERGQYAKTAVKVLKTYPEKNVTLVECELFTGRTHQIRVHLKSIGHTIIGDELYGNGLNKELGINRQFLHAYKVKFTHPASKKEVELEIPIFSDMKEFLEK
- a CDS encoding BMC domain-containing protein translates to MATLNALGMIETKGLVAAIEAADAMVKAANVTLIGKEHVGGGLVTVLVRGDVGAVKAATDAGAAAAERVGELISIHVIPRPHAEVETILPR
- a CDS encoding thiamine diphosphokinase; amino-acid sequence: MKKKYVIFLNGEYKYSQEFMDKLVSENAVCFCADGGANSAFKYGKMPEVIIGDLDSIEKKVLEYYKNKNILIKKFPKDKDFTDFELILKEINKISENKNFIEKIFVVGGLGKRIDMTLSNLFIMEKYKNIVFLQENEEIFYAEKSFVLKNKKEYEFSIIPISEKVEKLTLKGFKFETDKIDVKRESSRLVSNVIVENEASVEFENGKLIIILKNNNKNLLY
- the eutS gene encoding ethanolamine utilization microcompartment protein EutS; protein product: MEEEKKQRMIQEYVPGRQLTLAHIIANPQRDLSKKIGLHENKVNAIGILTITPGEAAIIAADLATKSAGVEIGFVDRFTGSVVISGDVGSVEAAVNEVVSYFANILKFSITQITRS